The genome window TTATAAGCTCCACCCAAACACCACCAAGAATACTGGCTTATATTTTCATTGGTGGCAAAAAAGTTGAAATTGATCAACTTTGTTGTTTTCTGTTTATTATCTGAGAAGCTAGCTAGGACTGATGGGACACTAGCTTGAACACACAATGAGTCTCGTGCGCGCCCATATGACTGACATTAACAACAGTTGTCCCAATCAATCTGTTGTTGAGATATCAAACAAAATGTGTAGAGCTGATCCAGAATGGATCATACATGATATATCTCGTGTCTAGTCATTTTCTCGTACTATAAATATAAACTTCAGTGGAACTCTATAAAGCATGAGGACTGTttggatttatttaaaataagtgcatttcgtttaaaataaataagtggagtagtagttagaaacaagataagatttataagtgattaaaatgtttggtaaataagtagaaactctgaaacaaaagctagcattcttaattttttataaataattcttGACCACATGGACTATGAAGCACTCGGTCTCCATGTAGGGGCCCGTTTTGAACGTACAATTATATGGTGAAATTTCAGCAATTTCTTTTTCTCTGAATATTCTTGActctaaattttatatatccgtAAAGGGGAACTATAATGTTATCCACCTAAAAGTTACTGTGtgtattttaaagttttattattaacAGCTCTTTTTCACTAAATACATtatgttgatagaggaatttggtaatcaacaaagatgaggttcatggccggaatcaagatctgggactgtggttttggtcgccggagtgcggtggttgtgtgttttaggggtggctgagattagggttttgagttggtctcacgtgctcgcaactcatgatcccctaatgtgcctacgtacccctatatttataggggatcaagccatacgtagttctattgaaccaagactcctagtttgatcaggactaggcttcttggggataagaccaaccttgggtcggtgacttatcacttagagttttactccagttagaagtaagCCTTGAGGCAACTACCttagactcctagtccaagtacatcacggatacggcatcatctccactacgagagatgacactaaccgctacttttcgtagcatggaggagacatcggatagagccgtgaccacttccttgaggtgtagggacgcgtccttaccccctagtgaaggttctcactaagaggtaagaccattgaggagccaaattacacgatcgtctcagtccccgaatgagggctaactcaccagaatacaggacccagacatatgatcggccttcatgtcacccctgagggccttctacaaccatgatcacctcaagcccccgcacgaggacaacccggcagatagcaggattgaggattatagatcacgcccggacgtaacccgggaactaccagatgagcctgataactaccaaatgagcttggtaactagtcttcatatccctcggaagggtcgtcattgagactcactcatcctctcacACAATGCGTCCACATGTGGGCGCGACCCCTGAAGGCGCGCCCTAAACTCCGTTGCCTTGTTCCATCAGTTGTCCCAACAACAGATCAGACCTTTCTTCTAATATCCGAAGGCCGCACCCCCGGAGACACCCtgagaagggcgcgcccttggtcTTCACCTCGTGCCCCCATCGGTTGCTGACCGTAAGCACGCTTGAAGTGTATCCTGCCTTAGGGACCGCGCCCTTCGGGAATGTCCcgaggagggcgcgcccttgcctTAGTGCGTAGCCAAAATTGGCTATAACACATTATATGATTCTAACATTTGACTATTTTCATAGACAAACTGTCATCAAACTAAATATCGGCCTTTATAAAACACATACTTTGTCTATTTGTCGatttatagaatatattaaACATATTCGACTATGCAGCGAGACATATATAATACTACCTCTATCTCAACAGGCCCTTTTCCTTATTTTTTGGCACCTATTTTGAGTTttaataaagtatagttttgtaatttatttttaaatttttttatccgaataaaagtttgaggtttaaacttttattcaaaatataaaattatattttatagaattcTCAAAATACGTTTAACATACAAGCAAACAGTAAATTTAAACTATGTTTTGGAACGGAGTGAGCAGATATTAATATCAACATTTATTGAAAGACCTACTTAATTTGTCTATCTGTTTTTGTCCTTGAACAGTTACACCTAGCAACAAAGACttgctttaataatataaaattataatggaTACATGAGGGAATTCTTTGGTGAAATAACAAAAATGATAGTAGGAAAAAAAACAAACTTGTAATTGGATATATTTAGATAAAATAAGATGCATGTACCTTAAATGTATCGCCAATATTGACGACAAATGCGTGGGCACGGGGACGGACAGATTGCCACTTGTTACTTGCAAAAACTTGGAGTCCTCCGACTTGATCTTGATGAAGAATGGTGAGGGCTGTGGGATCTGTGTGCGGACCTGTGCCCAGAGTAAGCCCCGGCTGATTGCACCGTGGATAATAATTGCATCTCATTATGGAGCTTCCGTCTTGAAAGAATTTCTTAAACACTTTCCGTTCCACTCCCAAACTGATCGCCAGCAGCTCAAATATTGCTTCTGATAGTTTCTCCATTGCAGCACAGTACCACTCATAGACAATCCTGAAACACAAcataaattttcaaatacataaattaaaaattatttttcatttataataaacTACTCATTTTCAAATAAGAACCCTTCTTTTAAGTTACATGAAAATGTTGGATATTTTTTACCCATATATCATAAAGAAAAGTTGAAGCATGCCTCTCAAAGTAGAAGGCTCCACTATATATCAGCCCTGTAAGTAGGGCATATTTTGGCCCTAAAGATAATATACTCCCACTCCGTCTAATTCAATTAGATAcattttctttataaaataatttttaagatttttttaaagtataattttataatatattttttagaataaaagtttgatgtgtaTGGACGGAGGGAGGACATGGAGGGAGACATAAAGTTTTGACAATACATTCCTTGAAATATATGATCTGGacaacagtaggtttgtacttacTCCATACATGTAGGTCATAGCGCATACGTTAGACCATATGTGTGTACTTTCAGGGATGAATGGCTCGGGCCCTTTACACCTGCCTTGTGTCCGGGTACATTCTAGACTTCTTGTTATTGAGACATGACTAGGGGCCCGATGGAATGAGTTTATTCGCTCTTTATTATTCAACGTACTTAATTACATGTTATGTCAGGAGTTTAAAATATACTGTATCTTTAgataattttgatttgattgataATTTATGGGTTatactaaaaatatgataataataatactaataatacaAATGATTTGGAGGTAACTTATGAAATTTCTTTATCAAaaacaaagtttaaaaaaataaaattagtaaagaaagtatctcaaactaatttttgattttgattaattCTGATATTAAAAGAACTTGTGTTTCGACTTAAAGGCataaataacttaaaatctGGGTTTTAAGTCCACGGGCTCCGCAAGAGAAGCAACCAGCAGGAAAGCTGGTCAAGATTTAGTTGaccttaaaaaaaatctgaaaatcatGTTCATCATTTAGGCAAGCTATTCTCCATGTCACTcatttttaatttcttaaaagtTTTTCACTGCTTATACAtattttaacttatatatagtgttctaaaaatcgccgagTCAGCCGAGTACTCATTCCGGGTACTCCTTTTTAACCCCTCATCCGATCTGAGTTCCGAGTAATCGGGTTGAaaaccgatttattaaaaaatcggtcaaaactcggtttgactccgtgtactcgaggtcaaatccgagtttgacttatcaattttttattgttttatttgaaaattatttcaaaagagactaaacgtaaatttatatatgttttggtgTTTTTTTGCAAAGGattgacattaattagaaagtatatgtgttttatcattaaaactttgggaatgattattatgtcaaaaactatcaaacaggtaacttttatttgaacttcattattttaagtgtgttattaacatattaatatccttagatagttttattattaatcagtatatGACTATATATaagagaaaaaattatttaaaaaaaatacccggttagttatccgataactcattccgagtactcaaccgagttggaccgagttccgatttttacaaccttaatatatataatatataatataattttcttttctaaaactaattaaaatattaaaaactaaactgttattcaaaataaaaaaattttatataaattatagaatatatttttatactaattttaaattcgTGTCAGAatcatctacatatatgatAAATGTGAACAATTTGACGTGGAGTATGAAACTAACACAATGATTACGTGAGAAAGTATGTGTAAGGAATAGTTGGTCTTACCCTGCTTCTTCGAACTCGTTTCCAATGACAGATGTAAAATAGTGATGAACCATTTTGTGGGTTGAACAATTTCCATGATCATATCTGAAGGAGAAAGTCTCCTTCCAGGGCAGCTTGGACGAGTATCGGTCTGAATGTGCACCAGAGTAACCCCAGATACTCCCAGCCTTCCTCTTCAGGCTCATCTTTTTCTCATTTCTCAACTTAAACAAATTATTTTGCTCCTCATGGGCGGCGGAAACAAGCCATTCTTCCACCCCATGGTTGGTGACTTGGAAAAAGCCGTGGTTTACGCAAGCAGTGTGGAGCAGCTCCGCGGCTTTGAGGGTTTCTCTGGTGTCACCGCGGAACAATCCGGCAAGGTCTATTAAGGGTTCGTTTAGCTCTTGAGAGGCTTCATTAACTAAGTCTTCTTTTGGCCATATGAACTGTGTGGGTAGGAGGTTTTGTCTGCTTTGCAAGGAAGAAGGG of Daucus carota subsp. sativus chromosome 3, DH1 v3.0, whole genome shotgun sequence contains these proteins:
- the LOC108211853 gene encoding gibberellin 20 oxidase 1 → MDSASSSLLCNPSSLQSRQNLLPTQFIWPKEDLVNEASQELNEPLIDLAGLFRGDTRETLKAAELLHTACVNHGFFQVTNHGVEEWLVSAAHEEQNNLFKLRNEKKMSLKRKAGSIWGYSGAHSDRYSSKLPWKETFSFRYDHGNCSTHKMVHHYFTSVIGNEFEEAGIVYEWYCAAMEKLSEAIFELLAISLGVERKVFKKFFQDGSSIMRCNYYPRCNQPGLTLGTGPHTDPTALTILHQDQVGGLQVFASNKWQSVRPRAHAFVVNIGDTFKALTNGKYKSCMHRAVVNKEMERKSLVYFVCPREDKVVRAVEELVDKQGGTRIYPDFTWSDLFTFTQTHYRADNSTLVSFFSWLLPSPTAVNHPSASGRT